The genome window GTCCTCCGCCCCACGGGCCAGGCCATCCTCCAGCAAGGCACCAATCAGCGGCTGGCGCTCGATCAGGCTCATGTCGCAGCCCAGGCTGGCCAGCACAAACGCATCCTTGCCCAACCCGGCCGTGGCATCCAGCACCCGCGGACGCACGCCCTGGGCGATGCCGACCGCCTTGGCGATCATCTGGCCGCTGCCGCCGCCGTACAAGCGCCGATGGGCCGCACCGCCTTCGACGAAGTCCACGCGCACCGGCCCGGGTGCATCCGGGCCCAACTGCTGCAATTGCAACCCCTGCTCACCGACCTGCAAGGCAAACTCGCCATCGTCCCCTTGCAAAGGCAGGCCAAGCCGCTCGGCCCAGTGTTCGGCCTGCGGTTGGAAGGCCGGGGCCAGGGCCTCGACATGGATGCGACAGGCCGCGGGTTGTTCATTCATGGAAACATGCTCAAAAAATTAAGGATCGGCAAAAACGGCCGATAACAACGGTGAACGGCATTTTGCC of Pseudomonas fluorescens contains these proteins:
- a CDS encoding class I SAM-dependent methyltransferase: MNEQPAACRIHVEALAPAFQPQAEHWAERLGLPLQGDDGEFALQVGEQGLQLQQLGPDAPGPVRVDFVEGGAAHRRLYGGGSGQMIAKAVGIAQGVRPRVLDATAGLGKDAFVLASLGCDMSLIERQPLIGALLEDGLARGAEDFEVAPIVARMRLLKGNSIEVMRNWEGEPPQVIYLDPMFPHREKTALVKKEMRLFRPLVGDDPDAPALLAAALALATHRVVVKRPRKAPCIEGPKPSHGLDGKSSRYDIYPKKALKP